In Hyperolius riggenbachi isolate aHypRig1 chromosome 1, aHypRig1.pri, whole genome shotgun sequence, the genomic window aaacatacttcttatttgtatgtgtttacatgtatttaaaattttaagattgtggcgatagtggttaaagcggatccgagatgaaaaactaactataacaagtaacttgtctatatattttatctaaagtttagatggtttacacaacaaatctagctgcaaacagctttaatagaatatcatTATTTcttactgtgatacaatgacagcagccatgttgtttgtaaacattacacagaggcagccttatctgtatcttgagcaaaaaaaactaatccgacccctcctccctcctccccgctgcctctgaaatctctggctagtaacacctcctccgcctcctgcccagactgagctcccatgagcccttgctactgccaaggctctctgaaacctgtgggtgtggcttatttagtttatagggaattagagtattaaaacaaaaacaaaaaagtatttgacttgaggaatgccctataaacaataggaaaggaacacaattatgcaatgagtaaaagttcatctcggatccactttaagtggacCAAGGTTGATAATTAATGTGTGAAAAAGAGTCCTAATGTAAACCTCCTCCTTAGTGCTGCAGGGATTGGCGGGTGATAGGGTTAATAACTCACCTACTCGCCCATAACTCCTTCaacatctaaagctttttttaaaaaatgtgaagtataaagcctcatctacacggtacaattttccatctgaGTGACCGGTgacctgataagaaattgcatcgtgtgtaaacgtccaaattgtttctgatcaattttgcaatagattttgcacTGATAAGCACCCAAAGTCTATTGCGAAATCTATTGCAATCCGATTGGAcgggttggaaattatctaacagATCCGTTGATCTGACATAAAATTGTACCGAGTAGATGAGGCTGTGGGGTACCAAAAGCTGCggggtaccaaaaagtaaatgatatAAGTAGGAggattgatacaattgtttatctcgtcacgttgttttcactttaaagcaaagtaAAAATGATGACTTTAGGAGAAAATTGAAGCACCATCCTTTGCTTTTCTCAGGAAGGTGTCTGAGAAATCATTATTGCATCCATATTTTTAGACTGTGATCCCGGTGTAAGATAAGAGGCCCTGTGGACACAGATGCACTGATAGCCTGTGAGGCAGAGGGATGGGTGAGGAATGTATGGTCACAGAGCTCGGTGACAGGCCGTGTAACAGTTCCCTGGAAAACACAAGGTGCACAATGCCGCAGGTCTAATAATACACCGACCTATGCTGAACATTTGTAGGACAAGAGAGTAATTATAGCAGAGCTGCTGTTCTCTATTCAAGGTGAATCTGTGTATGGCAAGAACAGAGCTGCTTTCCATAGCAAGTTCAGCATCCAATCAGTTTAAGAGGAGCTTGACTGCGGTTCAACGGCAGGTCAGATGCAGTTTGGTGTCATGGGATTTGGGATAGTGTTTCCCATTTAATAGAATAGCCTGAACGTGAACTGAATGTGAACCAAACTCAAAGGTCCATGTACACCCTGTATCATCATCGTATGAGGAAGCAATGGActcagtaaaacaatttaaaggatacccaaagtgacatgtaacatgatgagttagacatgtgtatgtacagtgctcggcacacaaataactatgctgcctgtgttcctttttttctttctctgcctgaaagagttaaacagcaggtatgtaagtggctgggtcagactacaatgtgaccctcactgataagaaattacaactattaaaacactttccttagcagagaatagcttctgagagcaggaaagagataaaaaagggccaatagttcatagattttagctctggcatactccaatgaatgtgtcattgagcaaaaacaataaaacagttaaaacttaaaaagtagatttaaacataaaataaaactggaatatcttaaaaggtaatttttaggagaaggaagatagatacaatagtttatttcatttgtttatttttgcctcgggtgtcctttaaccacttgccgaccgcacgcttataccgtgcgtcggcaaagtggcagctgcaggaccagcgatgcagtactgcgtcgccagctgcaggctgattaattaggaagcagccgctcgcgcgagcggctgcttcctgtcaaatcacggcggggggctccgtgaatagcctgcgggccgccgatcgcagctcgcaggctaaatgtaaacacaagcggaaataatccgctttgtttacattgtacggcgctgctgcgcagcagcgccgtaaggcagatcggcgatccccggccaatcagcggccggggatcgccgccatgtgacaggggacgtcccgtcactggctgcacaggacggatagcgtcctgtgcagcctcgatcgccgggggggccaggtaggagagggagggagaggatttcgccgcggaggggggctttgaggtgccccccccgcaacacccaggcaggcaggagagatcagaccccccctgcacatcatccccatagggggaaaaaaggggggcaatctgatctctctgcctgctacctgatctgtgctgggggctgcagagcccacccagcacagatcactcaaaacagcgctggtccttaagggggggtaaagggtgggtcatcaagtggttaaagaagaactgcaACCAAGGAACAAacaaatcagtagctgagaccccttttcccatgagaaatctttaccttttttcaaatagatcatcgggggtctGCGTGGCTGATatcgtggtgaaactcctcccactgtgtgatgtcatgactatggtcatgacagtttcctttctgtgaacactgctgcattatgggaaataatggttgtttccaactgccaagcaacctgtCATTCAGCCTATAGCATTGTTAAAGGATGTGGTTACAGACAAtggtagttggtgctgtctgtttttttttttcttgtctgccaatagggcccattcacacttaaaaacgTTAAACGCAAGCAATTTGCGTTAGCGTTTTCCACGGGTGATTTTTCCGCGAATtaacacagaaaaatcactggacaaattagcttttttggagcgatcgcgattagcggttttaTACATGCTATTagcaatcgctccaaaatcgcCTGAAATCTGTTACAGGTAACGCGTTCGCAattagcgataatcgcaaaacgcccacaatcgtggcagtgagaacactaccATAGGCTATAATAGcactagcattttttttaaaaaagctagcATTTTGAgattagcgggaatcgcgtgattcccgcttaagtgtgaataggccctaaagatgatgacatgtagtctcattgtggatcaaacaacatgaaagaATTACATggagaatatcaatcatttcgctatccatcttctattttttaacttttcactttgtaatgaattgatgtatttttttcccctaactaCTATttctcagtaaagttcctctttaatagacaagtcaagacaaataacatttatatcgtgcttttctcctggcggactcaaagcgccagagctgcagccactaggatgcgctatataggcagtagcagtgttagggagtcttgcccaaggtctcctaactgaataggtgctggcttactgaacaggcagagccgagatagaGAAGATGTACAATACAGAGCTACTGTACATGAACCAGTTCACGGTTAGTTCATGTTCAATCTATGCTCCACCGACACTTGTTTGCTCCACCTACACCTGTGAGTTGGAAGCTGGGATCATCTTGAAGCCAGCACATGCCCAGTGAGAGGAAGCACTTGTAGCCTATCTTCCTTCCTTAGGACATGATCACTTCTTctgactgggcatgtgcagtctAGAACTGGTGCATGCCCAATAAGTATGTGTTCATGCACAGCCATAAGGCTTCCAGAAAACAGGATGAGCTGTCCGTTCAGTTGAATATCATAACTGTGCCGAAAGACTGAGTAATGTGAAGGATCCTGAAGGTAACAAGCAGCACTCACAACATCTCTTAACATTTTAGTTCACTTCAGGACTCCTTTAAACATGCCCATTCTTTTTGCAGAAACATTAATCTGTATGTCTATCCCCAGCTTCCACATCAATCATTTTCAGAAATGGGTCGGAGTAACAGCAATGGAAGCAGTTCTGAAAACAGCCAGCCAAAATCTCTTCCCATGAAAATCACACTTCCTAAAAACAACAACTGTAAGAAAAACCAAAAGAGTACAACGGAGAGCAACCAAGACCATCAGCGAATTATCCAAACCAAAGTCGTACATAACATCATCTCCTCCAAGTCTAAAACTTCAGACTTTCAAAATGGGAATCATCACCAGTTCCATAGTGGACAACCTGACAGTCACGTTCCTACAAGAGCATCCCCTCATCTGGTTTCTGAGCAGTTCTCCGGAGTCCTGAAGGTTTCCAACATCAAAGGCAAGACATTAACAACGTCTATGACAAAAAGCCAGAAGGATGCATTCCAGTTTTGGTCCGCCAAGGTTCATGGTCAAGAAGAGAACATTGGTAGGGAAACAGCAAAGGCTAGTCCAAAGCTGAAAGATAATAAAAATATCATAGTAAAAGATACCAGCAGCAGCTTTCCTATGGAGAACGGCGGAGGTCCTGAAATTGACACGGCATCTACTTCGATGAAAGCCTTCAAGAGGAAGAAGAGAGATGAGATTTTCTCTGCCGGTGCTTTTAGTCATATTGATGAACACGTTCTTCTTGCTATAAGCAACCAGGTAGGTATCTCAAGAGCTGattatttttactgtaattttgtgaAGTACCTGGAagaatatatatgtgtatattagTTATAGTGCCTTACAGTACTGAGAGAACATTCTACACTGATgttaaatggaaaaaatacacataaagAAAGTCTGAATTCTAGTAGTAATGGGGAATAAGAATAATAGTATACTTACATCAGAAACTGATCTCATAAACCCACTAATGGCATAAAACCTAACTTTACAGTGAACCcaacaccatttttagcacccagggcatctcaatagcacattaagtatacatgccaacaatgtggctcatcaataagaaaaaaactCTAATTTTAccgcttctttttacatttaaaaggttAGCAGGGGGTTTTATGACCCTACTTCTATGGCCCTACTTGTACGTTTCAGGCAGATTAGGACTGATGTAAGTGTTTTATTGCACATATTTGCAGAGAGTAAACAAAAGCTTTTcatgagcagggggggggggggtagataggACACTGTGCGTACATTtttttagagaagtcacagatgctatcttcacaccttcccctggataaattatatgcagcaagaaagggagggggaacatggcagctcctatagcaatTAGAAACCAAGGGAAAAAAAGTGGCATTTGGATCCCTTAAATAAAACCTAATACAATAAAACTTGGTGACTGCTACTATGTACATTACACATAAATAACTTAAAGAGGTGGTATGAGATGTATATGTCTATATAGCTGTTTTAAAGGACCAATATAatagaataataataaaatgtaaagCAAAAACTGAAATGAGTAAGATACCTGTTGAGAAGGAAGGCTTTGGATCCCATAGAGTCTTCCCAGTCCTTTCTCTGTTCTTTCATTCCACCGCTGTTCCCCATAGAGTTCCAATGCTTTCAGCGGTCCTCGGCAGGCTTTGAAAGCACTCGCGTATCCAAGTAGTTCCGAAATTGGGTACATCCTAACTGCGCAAGCTTCAGCCCGAACTCGCATGTGCACAATA contains:
- the LOC137553813 gene encoding uncharacterized protein, yielding MGRSNSNGSSSENSQPKSLPMKITLPKNNNCKKNQKSTTESNQDHQRIIQTKVVHNIISSKSKTSDFQNGNHHQFHSGQPDSHVPTRASPHLVSEQFSGVLKVSNIKGKTLTTSMTKSQKDAFQFWSAKVHGQEENIGRETAKASPKLKDNKNIIVKDTSSSFPMENGGGPEIDTASTSMKAFKRKKRDEIFSAGAFSHIDEHVLLAISNQSSNAFSGPRQALKALAYPSSSEIGYIQKNYPYKKLFIKLLKSP